A genomic region of Fundidesulfovibrio terrae contains the following coding sequences:
- a CDS encoding DNA polymerase IV, which translates to MDESIRILHLDMDAFFASVEELDDPSLRGKPVIVGKGDRGVVSAASYEARKYGVRSAMPVAQARKLCPNGIFVAGRMRRYAEVSRQVMAVLNEFSPLVEQASVDEAYMDITGTRRLFGPPEELALKLQARVREVTGLSCSIGIAPVKFLAKIASDFRKPGGITIVEPEEVAAFLKDLPVGRIPGVGGKTLPRLTSLGVKTCGDVLRYSAQFWEDRLGEWGRVLHARASGVGSTKIETHGEAKSSSAENTFERDTSDVEELRKWLLRQSERVGRDLRKHGLRGRTVTLKVKYADFKQITRSHTVDSPTDLDEEIFRTACSLLDAVPLAKKVRLIGVGVSNFAKGQEQLTLVPDTSRERTSKLDRAVDAIRDKHGRAAVKRGRLFDGK; encoded by the coding sequence ATGGACGAGAGCATACGCATTCTGCACCTGGACATGGACGCCTTCTTCGCCTCGGTGGAGGAGCTGGACGACCCGTCGCTTCGCGGCAAGCCGGTGATCGTGGGCAAGGGCGACCGGGGCGTGGTGTCGGCGGCCTCCTACGAGGCCCGCAAGTACGGCGTGCGTTCGGCCATGCCCGTGGCCCAGGCCCGCAAGCTCTGCCCCAACGGAATTTTCGTCGCCGGGCGCATGCGCCGCTACGCCGAGGTGTCGCGCCAGGTGATGGCCGTGCTTAACGAGTTCTCCCCGCTGGTTGAGCAGGCCTCCGTGGATGAGGCCTACATGGACATCACCGGAACCCGCAGGCTCTTCGGGCCTCCGGAGGAACTGGCCTTGAAGCTCCAGGCGAGGGTGCGCGAGGTGACGGGGCTGTCCTGCTCCATCGGCATCGCGCCGGTGAAGTTCCTGGCCAAGATCGCCTCGGACTTCCGCAAGCCCGGCGGCATCACCATCGTCGAACCCGAGGAGGTGGCGGCCTTCCTCAAGGACCTGCCCGTGGGCAGGATTCCCGGCGTGGGCGGCAAGACCCTCCCGAGACTGACGAGCCTCGGGGTGAAGACCTGCGGGGACGTGCTGCGCTACTCGGCCCAGTTCTGGGAGGACAGGCTTGGCGAGTGGGGCAGGGTGCTGCACGCCAGGGCCAGCGGGGTCGGCTCCACGAAGATCGAGACCCACGGCGAGGCCAAGTCGTCCAGCGCCGAGAACACCTTCGAGCGCGACACCTCGGACGTGGAGGAGCTCCGGAAATGGCTGCTGCGCCAGTCCGAGCGGGTTGGGCGGGATTTGCGCAAGCACGGCCTGCGGGGGCGCACCGTGACGCTCAAGGTCAAATACGCGGATTTCAAGCAGATCACCCGCAGCCACACTGTGGACTCCCCCACCGACCTGGACGAGGAGATCTTCCGCACGGCCTGCTCCCTGCTGGACGCGGTGCCGCTGGCCAAGAAGGTGCGCCTGATCGGAGTGGGGGTGTCGAACTTCGCCAAGGGCCAGGAGCAGCTGACCCTGGTGCCGGATACGTCCCGCGAGAGGACCAGCAAGCTGGACCGGGCCGTGGACGCCATAAGGGACAAGCACGGCCGCGCGGCCGTGAAGCGCGGGCGGCTGTTCGACGGGAAATAG
- a CDS encoding FRG domain-containing protein: MIGDIIVDSWNDFEDELARLEEMRSSRRAGSNFIYRGQSDASYELETTLDRKQRKMMPIAEYHGIIEKIKPQIEVFSGGHWDTATFQKSFDAWLDDNDSYMPHSLLLKEFNGTLRYMFWLRHYGFPSPLLDWTGSPYIASYFAFNGARDGQGHVAVFVYLDSMSEFRTKSGWSGEPVILNIGPFGGALKRHYNQKSEYTLCVMRKNEHWIYAPYEGMFMPASDDSQKSRQDLLWKITIPWSKRNEFMSRLDKYYNINALSLFDSSEALMDTLAFRVFS; this comes from the coding sequence ATGATTGGAGATATCATTGTTGATAGCTGGAACGATTTCGAAGATGAATTGGCTCGTCTAGAAGAAATGCGCTCCAGTCGGAGGGCAGGGAGTAATTTTATTTACAGAGGGCAAAGCGATGCTTCATATGAACTGGAAACGACACTTGACAGAAAACAAAGAAAAATGATGCCAATTGCTGAATACCATGGAATTATAGAAAAAATTAAACCTCAAATTGAGGTGTTTTCGGGCGGCCATTGGGATACGGCGACATTTCAAAAGAGTTTTGATGCGTGGCTGGACGACAATGATAGTTATATGCCTCATTCATTGTTGCTTAAAGAATTCAATGGTACGCTAAGATATATGTTTTGGCTGCGTCATTATGGTTTTCCATCTCCGCTTTTGGATTGGACTGGATCGCCATATATCGCTTCTTATTTTGCATTCAATGGTGCTCGTGATGGACAAGGTCATGTTGCTGTATTTGTGTATTTGGATTCGATGAGTGAGTTTAGAACGAAAAGTGGGTGGAGTGGTGAGCCTGTGATATTGAATATTGGTCCCTTTGGAGGTGCCCTTAAGAGGCATTATAATCAAAAGAGTGAGTATACACTTTGCGTGATGCGAAAGAATGAGCATTGGATTTATGCCCCATACGAAGGAATGTTTATGCCTGCTTCTGACGATTCGCAAAAATCTAGGCAAGATTTGTTGTGGAAAATAACAATACCATGGTCGAAACGAAATGAATTTATGTCTAGATTGGATAAGTATTATAATATAAATGCGTTGTCATTGTTTGATTCAAGTGAGGCTTTGATGGATACGCTGGCTTTTAGGGTGTTTTCATAA
- a CDS encoding transglycosylase SLT domain-containing protein, which translates to MKRLLALAVMLLLASPGFAAESVQDFPMPRPLSQPVADAAGKIAALAARPASPGNALCLGIVQALSKRYPEAVQTLAPLKNSLPAMAAWTGLYLGYAKFRLGDFPGALGELDALPPEDMPFAPEALLLSAYCLEGMGSPQALTRYARFLEQGDHPFRPAALWRGAAVAASSGDFSTAEAYLRELFQAAPWTFSAEKAEPLARELFRSGKTSFDPDSPDSLRGRIETLLDKSQTAKAQPLIARYGAAPGSDPARALYLEGKALYARRDTTAAIQRFEDAAGLFADPLPAAWALYHQARALWRFSGPEDAARMEELLTQCLRRAQTLPDGADLAEASRRLLMLSRLERGRIGDARAMADELAASGQGGQPGQIGQPGTEAREQAAWLSGLLSFAQGDFASAETALATFLAAYPNSDALPGAHYWIARSREAAGDAVQARGALRMVLARWPNGYYGMLAAARLAALEGRSGAAPGAAAALSASPSADAPQAASGIAAPEARPASQAGTDTAQPAAASLAGLSATAPAQVPGACSMLADAPVPPEARAGFDRAGVLEAGLLPELAERELAALNARMPRDPAVALRYARLATSLGSHQSAVRAASRAFQACLWRGTRDELRPLREIVYPDRHQDLIARNLLGTGVDPNIIRGLIRQESFFEPEAVSGAGAVGLMQVMPSTAKTQAEKYGEKGFRPESLRDPAVNIRYGVRYFLERYEEYGGNLALTLASYNAGRVKIGVWREFLGGLDQELFVEFIPYTETREYVKRILGNRAMYAMLY; encoded by the coding sequence TCCGCTGAAAAACAGCCTGCCCGCCATGGCTGCATGGACCGGGCTCTACCTGGGCTACGCCAAATTCCGCCTTGGCGACTTCCCGGGGGCGCTCGGCGAACTGGACGCCCTGCCCCCCGAGGACATGCCCTTCGCCCCGGAAGCGCTGCTCCTCTCCGCCTATTGCCTGGAGGGCATGGGCTCGCCGCAAGCCCTCACGCGCTACGCCCGGTTCCTGGAACAGGGCGACCATCCCTTCCGCCCGGCCGCCCTGTGGCGCGGCGCGGCCGTGGCCGCCTCGTCCGGTGATTTCTCCACGGCCGAGGCGTACCTGCGCGAACTTTTTCAGGCCGCGCCCTGGACCTTTTCCGCCGAAAAGGCCGAGCCGCTGGCCAGGGAGCTCTTCCGCTCCGGCAAAACCTCGTTCGACCCCGACTCTCCGGACAGCCTGCGCGGGCGCATCGAAACCCTGCTGGACAAGTCCCAGACCGCCAAGGCCCAGCCCCTCATCGCCCGCTACGGGGCCGCCCCCGGATCGGACCCGGCCAGGGCCCTCTACCTGGAGGGCAAGGCCCTCTACGCCCGGCGCGACACCACGGCGGCCATCCAGCGTTTCGAGGACGCGGCCGGGCTCTTCGCCGACCCGCTCCCGGCCGCCTGGGCGCTCTACCACCAGGCCCGCGCCCTGTGGAGGTTCTCCGGCCCGGAGGACGCGGCCCGCATGGAGGAGCTTCTGACCCAGTGCCTGCGCCGGGCCCAGACGCTGCCGGACGGCGCGGACCTGGCCGAGGCGTCGCGGCGGCTGCTCATGCTCTCGCGCCTGGAGCGGGGCCGCATTGGCGACGCCCGGGCCATGGCGGACGAGTTGGCAGCATCCGGTCAAGGGGGTCAGCCCGGCCAGATCGGGCAGCCGGGCACCGAGGCCAGGGAGCAGGCCGCCTGGCTTTCCGGGCTTTTGAGCTTCGCCCAGGGGGACTTCGCCTCCGCCGAAACTGCCCTCGCGACGTTCCTGGCTGCCTACCCCAATTCGGACGCCCTGCCCGGCGCGCACTACTGGATCGCCCGGTCCAGGGAGGCCGCCGGGGACGCCGTCCAGGCCAGGGGGGCGCTGCGCATGGTGCTGGCCCGCTGGCCCAACGGCTATTACGGGATGTTGGCCGCCGCCCGGCTGGCGGCTCTCGAGGGCCGGTCCGGGGCGGCCCCCGGCGCGGCGGCCGCACTGTCTGCCTCGCCCAGCGCCGATGCGCCCCAAGCCGCATCCGGCATCGCCGCACCCGAAGCGCGTCCCGCCTCGCAGGCGGGGACGGACACGGCCCAGCCAGCCGCGGCGAGCCTCGCCGGGCTGTCCGCGACAGCCCCGGCTCAAGTGCCCGGGGCCTGCTCCATGCTGGCCGATGCGCCCGTCCCTCCCGAGGCCCGGGCGGGCTTCGACCGGGCCGGAGTCCTTGAGGCCGGGCTCCTGCCGGAACTGGCCGAGCGCGAGCTCGCGGCGCTTAACGCCCGCATGCCCCGGGACCCGGCCGTGGCCCTGCGCTACGCCCGGCTGGCCACCAGCCTCGGCAGCCACCAGAGCGCGGTGCGCGCGGCCTCGCGGGCCTTCCAGGCCTGCCTGTGGCGCGGCACGCGAGACGAGCTTCGCCCCCTGCGGGAAATCGTCTACCCCGACCGCCACCAGGACCTCATCGCGCGGAACCTGCTGGGAACCGGAGTGGACCCCAACATCATCCGGGGCCTCATCCGCCAGGAGAGCTTCTTCGAGCCCGAGGCCGTGTCCGGGGCAGGGGCCGTGGGGCTCATGCAGGTGATGCCGTCCACGGCGAAAACCCAGGCCGAGAAGTACGGGGAGAAGGGATTCAGGCCGGAAAGCCTCAGGGACCCGGCCGTGAACATCCGCTACGGAGTGCGCTATTTCCTGGAGCGCTACGAGGAGTACGGCGGCAACCTGGCCCTGACCCTGGCCAGCTACAACGCGGGGCGGGTGAAGATCGGCGTATGGCGGGAATTTTTGGGCGGGCTCGACCAGGAGCTGTTCGTGGAGTTCATCCCGTACACGGAGACGCGCGAATACGTGAAGCGCATCCTGGGCAACCGGGCCATGTACGCCATGTTATATTAG